tttttcaattaatccccatttaatttattttctttaccctgtttctattgtttcttttaagtaaTACAACCATTATACTATAATCTTCTATTGatacacaaaaagaaaagaacatacAGGGTCGACTTAATCTAACTTaacctttttatttgaaaaaaaagtttaaatataaaaacaaaaacttgatAAACTAATGAAAACTGAGCATTACAAGGTAATCTTCCCACTTCTAATAAAACCCTGATACTAATAGTGGGCATGATTGtagataatatttaaaatcttcTCACCCCCtagttaatatattttaaataaattagaaacaaaaattccaaatcATTGCTTAATCTTTTTCCCTATTGCACCtacactatatatatgtacattaTCCACATAGTTAGATGCAATTTGAAATGTAGGCTTATCTAAATAACTATTTgatatcttttcatttttttatttataaattatttattctctaCGTTATCAACATAAAACTCCATCAtccatattatttatttaattaactacATATCCTTCATCCatcaaaactataaaaaaaaaaataatgaaaaacacataaattaattcaatatgGTTCATCATAACTATAGTACATTGTCTTAATTAAGAACAAGAAATGAGATATTAGAGGTAAGAAGGAGGAATTCACTAAATTAGGCTAACTATTATAAAGCcaaatacacatatatataattaataataattaaggaaagagagattaataatttaatttgatgggtgttggtttgaattattaaatgatggattattgataaaatcttgGAACAGGCCGCCATACTGATATTGTTGGTGCAGATTTTCACAGAAGGACTCGGCGGAGAAGAAGTTGGGCGACGGGGGAAACAAGGGCGGAGTGACGGAGGGCGGCAAGACTCCGGTGGGGTTATGGCCACGAAGTGTAATTGGACAATAATGGTTGTGTTTGCCTTCATATGTTGTTATAACAAAAGATGGATCTTCTGATGATctttctactctttttttcaCACTGCAATTTTGACTTGTGCATTTATAATAACTTCTGCATACTCCAACAAAGATCGCTTCagtttcattttagttttttttatctttttcaaacttaagtTTATGAAcccaattcttttttttaaggaaaaagaaagcaatatcATTATTGTTCTTCTTATGTTACTTTCTACCTTCAATTAAATCTCTAtcttaatatattattatctCTAAGTTAGTTCgctaaattaaaatgatgcTCGTATTTAACATTTAGTAGCTAGTAGGGGATATACATaaagtcattaattttgttaaaattagaataaaagtgatgatcaaaattgtttttatgttttctaaaaGTAGTGgactaaaataaactattgaaagtttgaaaaccaGAATAAAGTTGAAACATGGGATGCTAGAATTTAAACAACGAagtaattttagaaacaaattaGGATTCAAACCTAAAAGTAAAATGCATGTGCCATTGAAACTACAAAAGACAATAGAAAAATGAGTAGAAAatccatataaatatttctagGGTTACAATATCTCTCAATTAGACCACTGTTCTTAATTAGATTATATGTCACAAATCtgattattgttttatatagcTCTCTGTCTAAATAACTTAAGATATAATTCAACTTATTAGTTTATGTTAAcggaagtttttttttcttctaactgGGGGTTTTAATGAGGTAAACAAGAGTGAATGAGtttggagaaaagaaaggaaattaacCTTGGAAAAGGGCTGTTTTTGACTGCTTTCTGACCGTATTTTCTCCATCTATATCCATCTTCAAGATTATCAATTTCGGTTTTGGTCAAGAAGGCGAATCGGGgccctttttctcttttctccttcttttttccttcatccCTATACAATCCATATCATATTAGATAATAGTAACACGAtgtttcatctcaaaattatAGCGACGAtgtttcatctcaaaattatAGCGACATGTATTTACAAACATTATaattttccataattttttcatgGTAGGattcttaatatatattatctcaAGACAAAATATGAGTATATGAGTCATGAAAGAGTACTTACAATGGACATTTAATTTGGTAATATATCCAATTAGTTATAATTCTATTATCTGAGAAATAATTTCATCTtataacattttcttaaataaatattacccatctcaattttcttctatattcagattttaaaaaataacctaTAGTGTTGAcctcttttgaattttatcttgtaaatttgttttttgtttttaacaaatgataaaaaaaatcattagatGTGTAACATCTCATGGAACTAGATTGACGCACCTTTTAAAACTCACACCATACTCACACCATACTACAATAACATTGAGCAAAAGagaagtaaaagaagaaaagtacaCAATAACATTTAGCAAAAGAgaagtaaagaagaaaagtacaGTCTTGAGAGCTAGAGAAGCTCTCTCAACAACATAACATTCATCAAACcctatctatttcttttgtttgttgatCATTGACTATTTTgcataaattgaaaaattaacaattaaattttaaaaagtggaaAAGCAACTCTGAAATCAAGCTCCGAAAATCCTATGGAAGGAGTTAGTTTAGAGAGAAGACACCTTACACTTTCTTGCTATTTTCTCCCTTTTTATCATCAAACCCTTTCACCTCTCCGCTCTTGGAAGAATCACCACCACCCGCGACAACCTCATCGGACGAACACGTAGTAGAGGAACAATTCGGTGTTGATGGGTGCTCACCAGTCACCACTGACGACAGATCTCGACCGAGACTTGATGACTTCTTCAAAGCATCGTCGACCGAAGAAATAACCTCGGACGACGAGCATGACATCTCAATGGGAGTAGAGAAGATGTTGTGGTAGTCATATTGAGATGAGGCATGTGAGAAATCAGAATAAAACCCCACACTAGAAGGAGCAATATCAAAAGCTTCATAATAAGGGTTTGTCAAAGGAGGAGGAACTTCAAAGGGTTTTTGATGATGAAAGTTGTGAGTGAAAGGATCAAATTGTGGGTAATAAGGATGATCCTCTTCCTTCTCATGGTCATGACCTTCATTTGACATTCAGAGAAATTGGAATTAGAAAGATTAAAACTAGAAAGAAGAGAGGCTGAATTTAGATCTTTCAATTTACTTCATctatgatgtttttttttctttttttttttttgggtgtgTAAAAAAGTGAACTTTGCCTTAGATCTTTGTCCTATTATACACACAACTAGAAGGGATGAAGTTAGAAATATGTCTCGAATTGGATGGTGGATTTTTGCTTATTAGATCTACTTCTTAATTTCTAAACGGtgaattttctaatatatatatatatagatatattatataatagaatagaataatattatttcattcacttttaattaattaatggaaatattaacaaaaagaacttTATTGGGGTCAAACTTATATTAGTTTAGTactcaatttaaaattgagcTTCCATTTGCTTTagaactaatttaaaattggtgAAATTAATACACCAACTAACCCAATCATCAAAAATGTAGAAACATACTACATATTTTAATGTAAACGTGAAACTCTTCATCATAAGATTTCAAAGTTTTCCAAAACATTTCCACCTTAATTAAGTCTGCTATCTAAAACTTTGTAGACCAAAACAAAGTTTCACTAAACCCTTAAGAGAGACTGTGTCATAAATAACCTTCCATTCTTCTTGTTTgtacttctttttctcctcaagaaaataaaattacttctCCTGGTAGCTATccataaatgtaaaaaaacaTATCGTTAATGAACTGcatcaaatttttattgttctttataCTTTGTTTGTCGATTAGTATTCTTGTCACAACCCTATGTACTAACCCTATATATAGTACATGAGAGGAAGCGTATTTCACTCATTTTTATCGCTatcaatcatatttaatttaggtAGAAGAAGTCaatatttatgttatgaaTAATGGAATAAGAATATGATTTAGGGGTCAAAATTTTCAgctttttaaatactaaattcTCGAGTTAGGTAGAGATGTGTGTCTGCCAAATTTACCTATAATGTACCAAGACGTCTTCATTacattgtttcttttgtttcttttttaagttaaattttattttttttccttcataaAGTTCATACAACAAAAGAATCTACAAACCAATAATTAAACTGTTCCACCATCACGCTTATGGATTGGACTtcgatagaatttgaatgatCATTCTTTAATCTTTATGCCTGCAATTCTCTCCATTCTTCCTTacatttttgtactttttttccCAACTTTCATTTGCTCATCATTTGCTATATGAGTTTgtggtttttatttatatacattttgcATACTGTTCtagtacatattatttatctaTCTCTCTTTTCACTTGTCCCTGTTGAATTTATGTATATGAGTGTGTTGATGGGGCTTGGCATGTGCGGGTCGTGGTGATATTGCACGAAAAGGTAGATCGGTGGGATTTAGCACGCGTAGGATGAAAATGGTATGTGTGTTAAATGTTTTGAATTCCTTTTTAGTCCAAGGATTAGAAGAATCTATATAGTTGCATGGGAGAATGGTATATGT
This DNA window, taken from Cucumis sativus cultivar 9930 chromosome 6, Cucumber_9930_V3, whole genome shotgun sequence, encodes the following:
- the LOC105435792 gene encoding WRKY transcription factor 28 isoform X2 codes for the protein MSNEGHDHEKEEDHPYYPQFDPFTHNFHHQKPFEVPPPLTNPYYEAFDIAPSSVGFYSDFSHASSQYDYHNIFSTPIEMSCSSSEVISSVDDALKKSSSLGRDLSSVVTGEHPSTPNCSSTTCSSDEVVAGGGDSSKSGEVKGFDDKKGENSKKVDEGKKKEKREKGPRFAFLTKTEIDNLEDGYRWRKYGQKAVKNSPFPSVKKRVERSSEDPSFVITTYEGKHNHYCPITLRGHNPTGVLPPSVTPPLFPPSPNFFSAESFCENLHQQYQYGGLFQDFINNPSFNNSNQHPSN
- the LOC105435792 gene encoding probable WRKY transcription factor 12 isoform X1, coding for MSNEGHDHEKEEDHPYYPQFDPFTHNFHHQKPFEVPPPLTNPYYEAFDIAPSSVGFYSDFSHASSQYDYHNIFSTPIEMSCSSSEVISSVDDALKKSSSLGRDLSSVVTGEHPSTPNCSSTTCSSDEVVAGGGDSSKSGEVKGFDDKKGENSKKVDEGKKKEKREKGPRFAFLTKTEIDNLEDGYRWRKYGQKAVKNSPFPRSYYKCTSQNCSVKKRVERSSEDPSFVITTYEGKHNHYCPITLRGHNPTGVLPPSVTPPLFPPSPNFFSAESFCENLHQQYQYGGLFQDFINNPSFNNSNQHPSN